DNA sequence from the Selenomonadales bacterium genome:
TGAATGTCCTGCCCTGACAGGCGATATGTTAATGTGATCCAATTGCTGATACTTCTGTCCCACACCTGAAAAGTTATCTGGCGTCCGGCATCGGCGACCGCGACACTGCCGGGACGAGCTTCGCGCAGGCGCGTGGCAACCTGCTCCACAGCAAAGCGCACATCGGCAATTACCAGGCCTGCGGCCTGTCCGGCGCTGTAGGTGTGCATCCCTTGCGCAAAGAGCGAGGCCACAATTACAGCCACAATTCCCATTGTGCCTACCGCGACCAACATCTCAATTAAGGTTAAGCCTGCTTCAGCGCGGCGCAACTAGGCTCACCACCCTCAGCGTTCTCGCTATTGCTCCCTGCTGCCAAAATACCGTGATTACGACTTCCGTAAGTCCCGTCGCAGGATGTGTGCGCACGGTGCGCTCAAAAGAAAAGGTGCCGTCGATGGCAGTGCGGCCAAGCGGCACGCGACCGGCGGCATCGGCCAAA
Encoded proteins:
- a CDS encoding prepilin-type N-terminal cleavage/methylation domain-containing protein, which codes for MRRAEAGLTLIEMLVAVGTMGIVAVIVASLFAQGMHTYSAGQAAGLVIADVRFAVEQVATRLREARPGSVAVADAGRQITFQVWDRSISNWITLTYRLSGQDIQLNSQPMATYVQTLQFALTDAGRAVTITATTVSSVPGARPGTGLPFTFTTRAVLRN